From one Dermatophagoides farinae isolate YC_2012a chromosome 5, ASM2471394v1, whole genome shotgun sequence genomic stretch:
- the LOC124493752 gene encoding uncharacterized protein LOC124493752 isoform X1: MKLNFGIFFFFAIDNVNMPHTISSIASASTSTLSNYSTSSTKTTTTTTTATTSLSTNIFTPISHHHHNIIVTSTSATSMLFEPKLHSISAITVNKFIPPIKPEDSNGSLSLSSSSSSSTTKKFFKTRYGNNNHYTRQLKRKHYSPPLQISSTDLNSNVNINDDDKFEKISNKTTTTTTTRTLPIISTCRSISPLSCTSSSSSSSNVIEISLTDDASKCHNNNDENNKSIVNDNDDKQEIVENDNNEQIIINNKNQQNNHKENNIQKINEQTYQLDDDHHYNNNEDNDCIDETLLPPLNDDDLIELQKEIAAHKEQQQRPLPGTRRHRRKNRFNINSLIIETQLRRSMTEHYLSSSSSSSASSSSSSSSLETNQTMITTKNSSLPLTTTLTSTQTTTTTTTTTNTTTTTASSSNVSTSITAATIEKILESTLPSISIIQEATTKVSAVTLKHLLKKAPTVKRGRGRPRKYQPPKLSSSIIQQQQQQSSSSITIDDSMGDSISLNSNKSTNDASGDEDNNNGSKNIVEHSSNDNDDVNTTIIVDQQQQQNSNDNNEQTSSSKETETTTLMTINNNETLPPTSLEQQQQSLNEPQTVRRRQRKQQICLRKSPPSSPIHLEEEEEEKKQSEINLNDEKIDNIDSNENDTNIVKIMKRARKKSMKNNNEHDGISLLQKTSDNNKNKTRYVKQNLKNNSRNHQSIVVTANQKPMSIDNKRNGQWQRLTPVSQLLLDQMPNSDSSSDSDTQHQSSSNEETTVMKKQLQQTNKEPPPSSSTTATMVVDSMNKSSTNNQQTSKKEKQLPIQNRYRKRLARLKKRAESLAATNMVVSNHSPSSSSNVINTDDNNSDSEMINLNDKNDECDKIIPEIPSSSHDVLTPVKTKRLKKSKNLLPSSSLAMNTNDDHQSVDEIIEFVVDKYCQNNHRRKQQQNDDDNVVNKNVLNHMINKKTKSLKTSISDGSTKSLLLEINDDSSDDDGDYEPVKVKKIKSKKMIMKTKNKQKLKKKKSIEKSSEHSKREDLEMNRTVNLFSDSMRRKLSLKNNGHIQQQQQPNSESLNLLNERRIIGPIIRIIRDKLLNNKMNDNGKKSKKSKCKHSDPIEDDDLYTRILLDSRLQYHLINKIDELPSTTANQTMNNQLMNASAATNATSSVSSYLRSSAGRLRKLKQNLIDAQTEDRVDDWCCIFCQQRPNVNNLGYLYGPYYFDDDFGIMINNNGDRRTIFNAKIEIWFHEQCYLWTNIPMATPYRPINSHSLTIINEALKSCCYYCNQIGATIACLMNQCDRHYHHNHFYRHHRMDQYYFQNMAIVPMLLHYPCAIELNYQFDDNNFTVYCPDHQQR; encoded by the exons atgaaattaaattttggaatttttttcttttttgcgATCGATAATGTCAATATGCCTCATACGATATCATCAATAGCATCAGCATCAACATCGACGTTATCAAATTATtctacatcatcaacaaaaacaacaactacaacgacaacagcaacaacatctTTATCTACAAACATATTTACACCTatatcacatcatcatcataacataATTGTAACATCCACATCTGCAACATCGATGTTATTTGAGCCAAAATTACATTCAATATCTGCTATAACCGTAAATAAATTCATACCACCAATTAAACCAG AAGATTCTAACGGTAGCctttctttatcatcatcatcatcatcatcgacgacgaaaaaattttttaaaacacgttatggtaataataatcattatacaCGACAATTAAAACGTAAACATTATTCACCACCATTACAGATATCTTCTACGGATTTAAATTCCAATGTAAACattaatgacgatgataaatttgaaaaaatttcaaataaaacaacaacaacgacaacgacaaggACATTACCTATAATATCTACTTGTAGATCTATATCACCATTATCTTGtacatcctcatcatcatcttcatcaaatGTGATTGAAATATCATTAACAGATGATGCCTCAAAatgtcataataataatgatgagaataataaatcaattgtcaatgataatgatgataaacaagaaattgtagaaaatgataataatgaacaaataataataaataataagaatCAACAGAATAATCACAAGGAAaataatatacaaaaaattaatgaacaGACTTAtcaattggatgatgatcatcattataataataacgaggATAATGATTGTATAGATGAAACATTATTACCGccattaaatgatgatgatttaattgaattacaAAAAGAAATAGCTGCCCataaagaacaacaacaacgtccATTACCTGGTACAAGAAGACACCGACGTAAAAATCGTTTTaatataaattcattaataattgaaacaCAATTACGTCGATCGATGACAGAACattatttgtcatcatcatcatcatcatcggcatcatcgtcctcatcatcatcatcgttggaaacaaatcaaacgatgataacaacgaaaaattccTCATTACCATTAACTACAACATTAACATCGActcaaacaacaactacaacaacaaccacgacaaacaccacaacaacaaccgcaTCATCCTCAAATGTATCAACATCAATTACAGCTGcaacaatagaaaaaattcttgaatctACTTTACCATCGATATCGATAATACAAGAAGCGACAACAAAAGTATCGGCTGTTACACTTAaacatttattgaaaaaagcaCCAACAGTAAAACGTGGTCGAGGTAGACCACGTAAATATCAGCCaccaaaattatcatcctcgattattcaacaacaacagcaacaatctTCTAGCTCTataacaattgatgattcgatGGGTGATTCAATTAGTTTAAATTCCAACAAAAGCACAAATGATGCTTCTGGTgatgaagataataataatggttcgaaaaatattgttgaacattcatctaatgataatgatgatgtaaatacAACGATAAttgttgatcaacaacaacaacaaaatagtaatgacaataatgaacaaacatcatcatcaaaagaaacagaaacaacaacattaatgacaatcaataataatgaaacacTGCCACCAACATCActagaacaacaacaacaatcattaaatGAACCACAGACTGTTCGTAGAAGACAAAGAAAACAACAGATTTGCTTACGaaaatcaccaccatcatcacctaTACATttggaagaagaagaagaagaaaaaaaacaatctgaaataaatctaaatgatgaaaaaatcgataatattgattcgaatgaaaatgatactAATATTGTGAAGATAATGAAAAGAGCACGTAAAAAAtctatgaaaaataataatgaacatgaTGGCATAAGTTTATTACAGAAAACatctgataataataaaaataaaactcgATATgttaaacaaaatttgaaaaataattcacgAAATCATCAATCTATTGTGGTAACAGCAAATCAGAAACCAATGtccattgataataaacgTAATGGACAATGGCAACGATTAACACCTGtatcacaattattattagatcaGATGCCCAATTCGGATTCATCGTCCGATTCTGACACAcaacatcaatcatcatctaatgaAGAAACTAcggtaatgaaaaaacaattacaacaaacaaataaagaaccaccaccatcatcatcgacgacGGCGACGATGGTGGTAGATTCgatgaataaatcatcaacaaataatcaacagacatcaaaaaaagaaaaacaattaccAATACAGAATCGTTATCGTAAACGATTAGCTCGGCTAAAGAAACGTGCTGAATCATTAGCTGCTACAAATATGGTGGTGTCGAatcattcaccatcatcatcatcaaatgttatCAATACAGATGACAATAACAGTGATTcagaaatgataaatttaaatgataaaaatgatgaatgtgataAAATAATTCCTGAAATACCATCATCGTCTCATGATGTATTGACACcagtcaaaacaaaacggttgaaaaaatctaaaaatctgttgccatcgtcatcattagcaatgaatacaaatgatgatcatcaatctgttgatgaaattattgaatttgttgtagATAAATATTGtcaaaacaatcatcgacgaaaacaacaacagaatgatgatgataatgttgtcaATAAAAATGTGCTCAATCATATGATTAATAAGAAAAcgaaatcattgaaaacatcAATTTCCGATGGCAGCACCAAGAGTTTACTActtgaaatcaatgatgatagtagcgacgatgatggtgattatgaACCTGTAAaagttaaaaaaattaaatcaaagaaaatgataatgaaaacgaaaaataaacaaaaattgaaaaagaaaaaatccatagAAAAATCATCCGAACATTCTAAACGTGAAGATTTGGAAATGAATCGTACTGTTAATCTATTTAGTGATTCAATGCGacgaaaattatcattaaaaaataatggtcacattcaacagcagcagcaaccaAATTcagaatcattgaatttgctCAACGAGAGACGAATAATTGGTCCAATCATACGAATTATTCGcgataaattattgaataacaaaatgaacgataatggtaaaaaatcgaaaaaatcaaaatgtaaaCATTCTGATCCtattgaagatgatgatctttataCAAGAATTTTGTTGGATAGTCGATTACAatatcatttgatcaataagATTGATGAATTACCCAGTACGACTGCGaatcaaacaatgaataatcaattgatgaatgcATCAGCGGCAACAAATGCCACATCATCCGTATCATCATATCTTCGATCATCAGCTGGACGTTTACgtaaattaaaacaaaatctaaTCGATGCTCAAACTGAAGATCGTGTGGATGATTGGTGTTGTATATTTTGTCAACAACGGCCAAACGTTAATAATCTTGGCTATCTTTATGGGccttattattttgatgatgattttggcataatgataaataataatggtgaccGCCGAACTATCTTCAACG cgaaaattgaaatatggTTTCATGAACAATGTTATCTATGGACCAATATACCGATGGCAACACCATATCGGCCAATAAATAGCCATTCATTAACAATTATAAATGAAGCATTAAAATCGTGctgttattattgtaatcAAATTGGTGCAACCATTGCTTGtttaatgaatcaatgtgatcgtcattatcatcataatcatttttatcgtcatcatcgtatggatcaatattattttcaaaatatggCCATCGTACCAATGTTATTACACTATCCATGTGCtatcgaattgaattatcaatttgatgataataatttcaccGTCTATTGTCcggatcatcaacaacgatga
- the LOC124493752 gene encoding uncharacterized protein LOC124493752 isoform X2 yields MKLNFGIFFFFAIDNVNMPHTISSIASASTSTLSNYSTSSTKTTTTTTTATTSLSTNIFTPISHHHHNIIVTSTSATSMLFEPKLHSISAITVNKFIPPIKPEEDSNGSLSLSSSSSSSTTKKFFKTRYGNNNHYTRQLKRKHYSPPLQISSTDLNSNVNINDDDKFEKISNKTTTTTTTRTLPIISTCRSISPLSCTSSSSSSSNVIEISLTDDASKCHNNNDENNKSIVNDNDDKQEIVENDNNEQIIINNKNQQNNHKENNIQKINEQTYQLDDDHHYNNNEDNDCIDETLLPPLNDDDLIELQKEIAAHKEQQQRPLPGTRRHRRKNRFNINSLIIETQLRRSMTEHYLSSSSSSSASSSSSSSSLETNQTMITTKNSSLPLTTTLTSTQTTTTTTTTTNTTTTTASSSNVSTSITAATIEKILESTLPSISIIQEATTKVSAVTLKHLLKKAPTVKRGRGRPRKYQPPKLSSSIIQQQQQQSSSSITIDDSMGDSISLNSNKSTNDASGDEDNNNGSKNIVEHSSNDNDDVNTTIIVDQQQQQNSNDNNEQTSSSKETETTTLMTINNNETLPPTSLEQQQQSLNEPQTVRRRQRKQQICLRKSPPSSPIHLEEEEEEKKQSEINLNDEKIDNIDSNENDTNIVKIMKRARKKSMKNNNEHDGISLLQKTSDNNKNKTRYVKQNLKNNSRNHQSIVVTANQKPMSIDNKRNGQWQRLTPVSQLLLDQMPNSDSSSDSDTQHQSSSNEETTVMKKQLQQTNKEPPPSSSTTATMVVDSMNKSSTNNQQTSKKEKQLPIQNRYRKRLARLKKRAESLAATNMVVSNHSPSSSSNVINTDDNNSDSEMINLNDKNDECDKIIPEIPSSSHDVLTPVKTKRLKKSKNLLPSSSLAMNTNDDHQSVDEIIEFVVDKYCQNNHRRKQQQNDDDNVVNKNVLNHMINKKTKSLKTSISDGSTKSLLLEINDDSSDDDGDYEPVKVKKIKSKKMIMKTKNKQKLKKKKSIEKSSEHSKREDLEMNRTVNLFSDSMRRKLSLKNNGHIQQQQQPNSESLNLLNERRIIGPIIRIIRDKLLNNKMNDNGKKSKKSKCKHSDPIEDDDLYTRILLDSRLQYHLINKIDELPSTTANQTMNNQLMNASAATNATSSVSSYLRSSAGRLRKLKQNLIDAQTEDRVDDWCCIFCQQRPNVNNLGYLYGPYYFDDDFGIMINNNGDRRTIFNAKIEIWFHEQCYLWTNIPMATPYRPINSHSLTIINEALKSCCYYCNQIGATIACLMNQCDRHYHHNHFYRHHRMDQYYFQNMAIVPMLLHYPCAIELNYQFDDNNFTVYCPDHQQR; encoded by the exons atgaaattaaattttggaatttttttcttttttgcgATCGATAATGTCAATATGCCTCATACGATATCATCAATAGCATCAGCATCAACATCGACGTTATCAAATTATtctacatcatcaacaaaaacaacaactacaacgacaacagcaacaacatctTTATCTACAAACATATTTACACCTatatcacatcatcatcataacataATTGTAACATCCACATCTGCAACATCGATGTTATTTGAGCCAAAATTACATTCAATATCTGCTATAACCGTAAATAAATTCATACCACCAATTAAACCAG AAGAAGATTCTAACGGTAGCctttctttatcatcatcatcatcatcatcgacgacgaaaaaattttttaaaacacgttatggtaataataatcattatacaCGACAATTAAAACGTAAACATTATTCACCACCATTACAGATATCTTCTACGGATTTAAATTCCAATGTAAACattaatgacgatgataaatttgaaaaaatttcaaataaaacaacaacaacgacaacgacaaggACATTACCTATAATATCTACTTGTAGATCTATATCACCATTATCTTGtacatcctcatcatcatcttcatcaaatGTGATTGAAATATCATTAACAGATGATGCCTCAAAatgtcataataataatgatgagaataataaatcaattgtcaatgataatgatgataaacaagaaattgtagaaaatgataataatgaacaaataataataaataataagaatCAACAGAATAATCACAAGGAAaataatatacaaaaaattaatgaacaGACTTAtcaattggatgatgatcatcattataataataacgaggATAATGATTGTATAGATGAAACATTATTACCGccattaaatgatgatgatttaattgaattacaAAAAGAAATAGCTGCCCataaagaacaacaacaacgtccATTACCTGGTACAAGAAGACACCGACGTAAAAATCGTTTTaatataaattcattaataattgaaacaCAATTACGTCGATCGATGACAGAACattatttgtcatcatcatcatcatcatcggcatcatcgtcctcatcatcatcatcgttggaaacaaatcaaacgatgataacaacgaaaaattccTCATTACCATTAACTACAACATTAACATCGActcaaacaacaactacaacaacaaccacgacaaacaccacaacaacaaccgcaTCATCCTCAAATGTATCAACATCAATTACAGCTGcaacaatagaaaaaattcttgaatctACTTTACCATCGATATCGATAATACAAGAAGCGACAACAAAAGTATCGGCTGTTACACTTAaacatttattgaaaaaagcaCCAACAGTAAAACGTGGTCGAGGTAGACCACGTAAATATCAGCCaccaaaattatcatcctcgattattcaacaacaacagcaacaatctTCTAGCTCTataacaattgatgattcgatGGGTGATTCAATTAGTTTAAATTCCAACAAAAGCACAAATGATGCTTCTGGTgatgaagataataataatggttcgaaaaatattgttgaacattcatctaatgataatgatgatgtaaatacAACGATAAttgttgatcaacaacaacaacaaaatagtaatgacaataatgaacaaacatcatcatcaaaagaaacagaaacaacaacattaatgacaatcaataataatgaaacacTGCCACCAACATCActagaacaacaacaacaatcattaaatGAACCACAGACTGTTCGTAGAAGACAAAGAAAACAACAGATTTGCTTACGaaaatcaccaccatcatcacctaTACATttggaagaagaagaagaagaaaaaaaacaatctgaaataaatctaaatgatgaaaaaatcgataatattgattcgaatgaaaatgatactAATATTGTGAAGATAATGAAAAGAGCACGTAAAAAAtctatgaaaaataataatgaacatgaTGGCATAAGTTTATTACAGAAAACatctgataataataaaaataaaactcgATATgttaaacaaaatttgaaaaataattcacgAAATCATCAATCTATTGTGGTAACAGCAAATCAGAAACCAATGtccattgataataaacgTAATGGACAATGGCAACGATTAACACCTGtatcacaattattattagatcaGATGCCCAATTCGGATTCATCGTCCGATTCTGACACAcaacatcaatcatcatctaatgaAGAAACTAcggtaatgaaaaaacaattacaacaaacaaataaagaaccaccaccatcatcatcgacgacGGCGACGATGGTGGTAGATTCgatgaataaatcatcaacaaataatcaacagacatcaaaaaaagaaaaacaattaccAATACAGAATCGTTATCGTAAACGATTAGCTCGGCTAAAGAAACGTGCTGAATCATTAGCTGCTACAAATATGGTGGTGTCGAatcattcaccatcatcatcatcaaatgttatCAATACAGATGACAATAACAGTGATTcagaaatgataaatttaaatgataaaaatgatgaatgtgataAAATAATTCCTGAAATACCATCATCGTCTCATGATGTATTGACACcagtcaaaacaaaacggttgaaaaaatctaaaaatctgttgccatcgtcatcattagcaatgaatacaaatgatgatcatcaatctgttgatgaaattattgaatttgttgtagATAAATATTGtcaaaacaatcatcgacgaaaacaacaacagaatgatgatgataatgttgtcaATAAAAATGTGCTCAATCATATGATTAATAAGAAAAcgaaatcattgaaaacatcAATTTCCGATGGCAGCACCAAGAGTTTACTActtgaaatcaatgatgatagtagcgacgatgatggtgattatgaACCTGTAAaagttaaaaaaattaaatcaaagaaaatgataatgaaaacgaaaaataaacaaaaattgaaaaagaaaaaatccatagAAAAATCATCCGAACATTCTAAACGTGAAGATTTGGAAATGAATCGTACTGTTAATCTATTTAGTGATTCAATGCGacgaaaattatcattaaaaaataatggtcacattcaacagcagcagcaaccaAATTcagaatcattgaatttgctCAACGAGAGACGAATAATTGGTCCAATCATACGAATTATTCGcgataaattattgaataacaaaatgaacgataatggtaaaaaatcgaaaaaatcaaaatgtaaaCATTCTGATCCtattgaagatgatgatctttataCAAGAATTTTGTTGGATAGTCGATTACAatatcatttgatcaataagATTGATGAATTACCCAGTACGACTGCGaatcaaacaatgaataatcaattgatgaatgcATCAGCGGCAACAAATGCCACATCATCCGTATCATCATATCTTCGATCATCAGCTGGACGTTTACgtaaattaaaacaaaatctaaTCGATGCTCAAACTGAAGATCGTGTGGATGATTGGTGTTGTATATTTTGTCAACAACGGCCAAACGTTAATAATCTTGGCTATCTTTATGGGccttattattttgatgatgattttggcataatgataaataataatggtgaccGCCGAACTATCTTCAACG cgaaaattgaaatatggTTTCATGAACAATGTTATCTATGGACCAATATACCGATGGCAACACCATATCGGCCAATAAATAGCCATTCATTAACAATTATAAATGAAGCATTAAAATCGTGctgttattattgtaatcAAATTGGTGCAACCATTGCTTGtttaatgaatcaatgtgatcgtcattatcatcataatcatttttatcgtcatcatcgtatggatcaatattattttcaaaatatggCCATCGTACCAATGTTATTACACTATCCATGTGCtatcgaattgaattatcaatttgatgataataatttcaccGTCTATTGTCcggatcatcaacaacgatga